A genomic window from Silene latifolia isolate original U9 population chromosome 11, ASM4854445v1, whole genome shotgun sequence includes:
- the LOC141613730 gene encoding uncharacterized protein LOC141613730, producing the protein MDKKSAEEDAHIVSGTFLVNSHSCFVLFDSGATHSFVSKSRVSILGLGEGESANDDVSLPSGESIVCSKVYKEVSVLVHETNFPVNLFEFPLEGFEVILGMDWLSKHKANIDFHQKKIALKGPKGARVSYKGYLVKPKVELFSVMTLKTCLKKGCPMLLCHVWDTSMERPQVQELLVVREFEDVFPEELPGLPPPREVEFGVDLKPGEGSISKTPYRKGPKELEKMKKQLWELTEKVHYT; encoded by the coding sequence AGAAAAGCGCCGAAGAGGATGCTCATATTGtctccggtacatttcttgtaAATTCTCAttcttgtttcgttttatttgacTCGGGAGCTACACATTCTTTCGTGTCTAAGAGTCGTGTGTCGATCCTAGGTTTGGGGGAGGGTGAATCAGCAAATGATGACGTGTccttaccttcgggagagtctatTGTGTGTTCAAAGGTGTATAAAGAGGTGTCGGTTTTAGTACATGAAACAAATTTTCCGGTAAACCTTTTTGAATTTCCTTTGGAGGGGTTTGAAGTAATCTTAGGAATGGATTGGCTAAGTAAGCACAAAGCCAATATAGATTTTCATCAAAAGAAAATAGCCTTGAAGGGACCCAAAGGTGCTAGGGTGTCGTACAAGGGTTACTTGGTCAAGCCCAAAGTGGAACTCTTTTCGGTGATGACCTTAAAGACATGTTTGAAAAAAGGTTGTCCTATGCTTTTGTGTCATGTGTGGGATACTAGTATGGAAAGGCCACAAGTTCAAGAATTACTGGTAGTAAGAGAGTTCGAGGATGTATTTCCGGAGGAGTTACCCGGATTACCTCCACCAAGGGAAGTAGAGTTCGGGGTGGACTTGAAGCCGGGAGAGGGATCGATCTCTAAGACCCCGTACCGGAAGGGTCCAAAAGAGTTAGAGAAAA